The region CGCGGCGGGGCCTCGGCGACGGGCTTCTGGTCGGCGGCGACCGAGGCCTACCGGCCGGATCTGGTGGAGCTGGCGCTGGGCCATCAGGTGCGGCTGCCGGAGGTGCTGAGCCCGTCGGGGACGGCCGGGTTCACCCCGGAGGGGCTGCTGATCTCCGCCGGTACGGGCGAGACGATGGCGGCGGCCTTCGGGCTCGGGGTCGGCGAGGGCGACGCCGTGGTGTCGCTGGGCGCCTCGGGGTCGGTGTTCGGGATCCATCACGAGGCGCTGGCGGACCCCACCGGGACGATCACCTCGTTCGCGGACGCGACCGGCCGGCATCTGCCGGTGGTGCACACCAGTAATGCCGTACGGGTGCTGCGCGGCGCGGCGGAGATGCTGGGGACGGACCTGGAAGGGCTGTCCGAGCTGGCGCTGAAGTCGTCACCCGGTGCGTACGGCATGGTGCTGCTGCCGTATCTGGAGGGCGAGCGGACACCGCATCTGCCGCACACCGCCGGGTCGTTGCACGGGATGCGCCGGGAGAGCATGAAGCCGGAGCACATGGCGCGGGCGGCCGTGGAGGGCATGCTCTGCGGGCTGGCGGATGCGCTGGATGTGCTGCGCGGGCGGGGCGTGGCGGTGCGCCGGGTGTTCCTGCTGGGCGCGGCCGCGGAGCTGGGCGCCGTGCAGGAGGTGGCACCAGGGCTGTTCGGGGTGCCGGTCGTGGTGCCGCAGCCGGCCGAGTACGCGGCGCTGGGTGCGGCGCGGCAGGCGGCCTGGGCGTGGGGCGTGGCGCACGGCACGCTCACCCCGGCCGCGGGCGCGGAGTCCGGCGCGGGCGGCGGGGCCGCATGGGTCGATCCGCCGCAGTGGCCGGCCGCCGCGAGCCAGGTGTTCGAGCCGGGTGAGGAGCTGCCGGTCGGGCAGGCCGTGCGCCAGCAGTACACGACGGTGCGCGACGAGACCCATCCCGGGGCGTTCCAGCGGTCGGTGTAGCGGTCGGAGCGAGGGAGAACGAGGGAGAGCTGCCAGGGCGCGCGGGCACGGGATCCCGTGCGGCCCGGCAGCCCGTACGTCCTGCGGCCCAGGGGCCCGGAAGCCGTAGACCCGGAGGCCCGGCGGTCCGGCCCGTCTCAGTCGAGGTAGCCGCGGAGCTGGTCCGCGAAGGCGTGGTCGCGGAGCTTGTTGAGGGTCTTGGACTCGATCTGCCGTATCCGTTCGCGGGTGACGCCGAAGATCCGGCCGATCTCCTCCAGGGTGCGGGGGCGGCCGTCGGCGAGGCCGTAGCGGAGCTGGACGACCTTGCGTTCGCGTTCGCCGAGGGTCGACAGGACCGCGTCGAGGTGTTCGCGCAGCAGCAGGAACGCGGCGGACTCGACGGGTGAGGCCGCGTCACCGTCCTCGATGAGGTCGCCGAGGGCGACGTCCTCCTCCTCGCCGACGGGGGCGTGCAGCGAGACCGGCTCCTGGGCCAGCCGCAGCACCTCGCTGACGCGTTCCCCGGTCAGGTCGAGATGGGCCGCGACCTCCTCGGGCGTCGGTTCGTAGCCGCGTTCCTGGAGCATCCGGCGCTGGACCCGGACGACGCGGTTGATCAGTTCGACGACGTGGACCGGGACGCGGATGGTCCGGGCCTGGTCGGCGAGGGCCCGGGACATGGCCTGGCGGATCCACCAGGTGGCGTAGGTGGAGAACTTGTAGCCGCGGGCGTAGTCGAACTTCTCGACGGCCCGGATCAGTCCGAGGTTCCCCTCCTGGACGAGGTCGAGCATGGTCAGGCCGCGGCCGACGTAGCGCTTGGCGACGGAGACCACCAGGCGCAGATTGGCCTCGATCAGGCGGCGCTTGGCCATCCGGCCCAGCACCACCAACTTGTCCAGATCGAAGGCGAGTTGGGAGGAGAGGTCGGGGGTGTTGGTGAGTTTCTCCTCGGCGAAGAGCCCGGCCTCGACGCGGCGGGCGAGCTCGACCTCCTCGGCTGCGGTGAGCAGCGGGATCCGACCGATCTCGCGGAGGTACTGGCGGAAGAGATCGGAGGACGGACTGCCCGTCTCGGGGCGCCGCGCCGGCTCCGGGATGATCTCCTCGACGATCATTTCGGCGGCGGGCGGGTCGGCCTGCTGCGGCACGGTGAGCGACTCCGGAGCCGGTTCGGCTTCCGATTCCGCTTCTGGTTCCGCTTCCGTGACCGGCTCTGCGGCGGGCGGCGCGTCGGCGAGGGTCTGGGTCTGCACGGGGGCGACCTCCAGGGTGATCGCTGCTGAGGCGGCAGAAAGGTCGGGCACGGTTGCGGCCGGGCCGCCGTCCGTCCCATACGTCAAGAGCGGTTCCACGGGGGATTCCGGCGCGGTGCGACCGGGCCCGCCGCGCTCCGAGGACGCAGGCACCGCTTCTCAGTGTGGAGTACGACACACGCCTGCCACGAGGGGCGTGCGAGCACTTTTTGAGTCCGGTCCGTGACCGGACGGCTACCGCGGGGAGTGTCCGGGGCGCTACAGGGCGGCGTAGCCGCGTTCGCGCAGCGACTGGCCGTACTGCTGGAGGACCCAGAGCTCGTTCTGTACGGCGGCGAGGTGCTCGGGGTCGGCGCGGGGGCCGAGGCGCTGGAGGGTGCCGCGGATCTCGGTGACGCGGTGGTTGACGGCGGCGAGGCGGACGGCGACCAACTGGACGCCGGCGTAGGCCTCGTCGGGGTCGCGGCGGGTGTGCAGCGGTTCGACGGTGAGCTCGGTGACCATGGCGCGGACGGTGTCGTCGGGGGCGGCCTCCCGCACCCGGGGCACGTACGCGCTGTCCTTGGCGCCGGCCGTGGTGCCGCCGGCGTCCTCGATGCACTGGCGGACCACGGCGTAGGGCGGGGCGGTGAACTCGTCGGCGCCGTACGCGTCGAAGGCCGGGGAGACCAGGTCGGGGCGCTGCAGCGCGAGCTTGAGGAGCTCGCGCTCGACGCGGTGGGCGGGGCTGCGGAGGTTGAGCGCCGGGCCGCGCGGGCCGGGCGAGGGGCGGGCCTGTTCGGCGGCCGGAGGCTGGCCGCGGCGCTGCTGACGGCCCTGGTCGGGGCCGCCGTCACGGCCGCGCTCACGGGCCCAGCGGGCGAGCTGGCTGACGCGCTTGACGACGAACTGGGTGTCCAGGATGCCGAGCATGCCGGCGAGCTGGACGGCGGATTCGTGCTGGATGGAGCTGTTCTTGATGTTCGCGACGATGGGGGCGGCCTCGTCGAGGGCGGCGGCGCGGCCGACGGTGGTGTCGAGGTTGTGCCGGGAGACGACATGGCGCAGCGCGAACTCGAAGAGCGGGGTGCGGGCCTCGACGAGGTCGGCGACGGCCGCATCGCCCTTGGCGAGCCGCAGGTCGCAGGGGTCCATCCCGCCGGGGGTGATGGCGATGGAGGTCTCGGCGGCGAACTTCTGGTCGTCCTCGAAGGCGCGCAGGGCGGCCTTCTGGCCCGCGGCGTCGCCGTCGAAGGTGAAGACGACCTCGGAGCCGGAGTTGTCCATCAGCAGGCGGCGGAGGATCTTGATGTGGCCCTCGCCGAAGGACGTGCCGCAGGTGGCGATGGCGGTGGTGACGCCGGCCAGGTGGCAGGCCATGACGTCGGTGTAGCCCTCGACGACGACCGCGCGGTTGGTCTTGGCGATCTCCTTCTTGGCGAGGTCGATGCCGTAGAGGACGTGGGACTTGCGGTAGATGGGGGTCTCGGGGGTGTTGAGGTACTTGGGGCCGTTGTCGTCGTCGCGGAGCTTGCGGGCGCCGAAGCCGACGACCTCGCCGGCGATATCGCGGATCGGCCACATCAGGCGGCCGCGGAAACGGTCGATGGGGCCGCGGCGGCCCTCCTGGGAGAGGCCGGAGAGCACCAGCTCCTGGTCGCTGAAGCGGCGGCCGCGCAGGAAGCGGGTGAGGTGGTCCCAGCCGGCCGGGCTGTAGCCGACGCCGAAGTGCTGGGCGGCGGCCTGGTCGAAGCCGCGCTCCGCGAGGAACTTACGGGCGATCTCGGCCTCGGGGCCGTCCAGCTGCTCGACGTAGAACTGCGCGGCGGCCTTGTGGGCCTCCACCAGACGGGTGCGCTCGCCCTGCTGGCGGCCGGGGGTGTACCCGCCCTCCTCGTAGCGCAGGGTGATGCCGGCCTGGGAGGCGAGCCGCTCGATGGTCTCGGCGAAGGAGAGGTGGTCGAGCTTCATGATGAAGTCGACGGTGTCGCCGCCCTCCTGGCAGCCGAAGCAGTGGTAGAGCCCCTTGGCCGGGCTGACGTGGAAGGACGGGGACTTCTCGTCGTGGAAGGGGCACAGGCCCTTGAGGTTGCCGCCGCCGGCGTTGCGGAGCTGGAGATACTCGGACACGACGGCGTCGATCGGGACCGCGTCCCGTACCGCCTTCACATCGTCATCGTTGATCCTGCCTGCCACGCGTGAATTCTACGGCCGGGGTCGGACACTCCTGGCCGCGAGCCGTCCGGGAGCGCCGGTGGCGGGTCCGGCGGGGGCGGGGGTGGGTCCGGAGGCCCGGTCGCCCGGTCGCCCGACCGCCCGCCGCCCTCACCCCACCAGCTCCAGAAACCGCTCCACCCCCACGTTGCCCCCCGAGATGATCACGCCGACGCGGGGCGGCACGGGGGCGATGCGCCCGGCGAGCAGGGCGGCCAGCGCGCTGGCGCCGCTGGGCTCGATGACGATCTTGAGGCGCTCGAAGGCCAGCTTCATGGCCGCGCGGATCTCGTCGTCGCTGACCAGGACCACCGAGTCGAGCAGCCGCCGGTTGATGGAGAAGGTCAGCTCGCCGGGGCGCTCGGCGGCCTGGCCGTCGGCGATGGTGCGCGGTACGGGCACGGTGACGCGGTGGCCTGCGGCCAGTGAGCGCAGGGTGTCGTCGCCGGCCTCCGGCTCCACTCCGATCATCCGGATGCCGGGGACCAGGGCGGTCGCGGCGGTGGCGGAGCCGGCCATCAGCCCGCCGCCGCCGACCGGGGCCAGCAGGGCGTCGAGCGGGCCGGTCTCCTCGATCAGTTCCAGGGCGGTCGTGCCCTGGCCCGCGATGATGTGCGGATGCTCGTACGGCGGGATCAGGGTGAGGCCGCGCTCCTCGGCGAGCCGCCCGCCGATCGCGACCCGGTCGCCGGTGTAGCGGTCGTAGGTGACGATCTCGGCGCCGTAGCCGGCGGTGGCGTCCTTCTTGGACTTCGGGG is a window of Streptomyces caniferus DNA encoding:
- a CDS encoding FGGY family carbohydrate kinase, whose translation is MGIVAGLDSSSESTRIVVCDADTGAVIRQGYAPHPVEKGPEVDPQAWLMSLGEAAGRGLLEGVQAIGVSAQPHGLVPLDIEGNLVRPALVGNDKRAQSSAADLIDSLGGRAAWAQAVGAVPQATHAVTKMRWLARTEPAHAARIAEIMQPHDWLAWQLLGRPARRTTDRGGASATGFWSAATEAYRPDLVELALGHQVRLPEVLSPSGTAGFTPEGLLISAGTGETMAAAFGLGVGEGDAVVSLGASGSVFGIHHEALADPTGTITSFADATGRHLPVVHTSNAVRVLRGAAEMLGTDLEGLSELALKSSPGAYGMVLLPYLEGERTPHLPHTAGSLHGMRRESMKPEHMARAAVEGMLCGLADALDVLRGRGVAVRRVFLLGAAAELGAVQEVAPGLFGVPVVVPQPAEYAALGAARQAAWAWGVAHGTLTPAAGAESGAGGGAAWVDPPQWPAAASQVFEPGEELPVGQAVRQQYTTVRDETHPGAFQRSV
- a CDS encoding RNA polymerase sigma factor, with the translated sequence MTYGTDGGPAATVPDLSAASAAITLEVAPVQTQTLADAPPAAEPVTEAEPEAESEAEPAPESLTVPQQADPPAAEMIVEEIIPEPARRPETGSPSSDLFRQYLREIGRIPLLTAAEEVELARRVEAGLFAEEKLTNTPDLSSQLAFDLDKLVVLGRMAKRRLIEANLRLVVSVAKRYVGRGLTMLDLVQEGNLGLIRAVEKFDYARGYKFSTYATWWIRQAMSRALADQARTIRVPVHVVELINRVVRVQRRMLQERGYEPTPEEVAAHLDLTGERVSEVLRLAQEPVSLHAPVGEEEDVALGDLIEDGDAASPVESAAFLLLREHLDAVLSTLGERERKVVQLRYGLADGRPRTLEEIGRIFGVTRERIRQIESKTLNKLRDHAFADQLRGYLD
- the dnaG gene encoding DNA primase translates to MAGRINDDDVKAVRDAVPIDAVVSEYLQLRNAGGGNLKGLCPFHDEKSPSFHVSPAKGLYHCFGCQEGGDTVDFIMKLDHLSFAETIERLASQAGITLRYEEGGYTPGRQQGERTRLVEAHKAAAQFYVEQLDGPEAEIARKFLAERGFDQAAAQHFGVGYSPAGWDHLTRFLRGRRFSDQELVLSGLSQEGRRGPIDRFRGRLMWPIRDIAGEVVGFGARKLRDDDNGPKYLNTPETPIYRKSHVLYGIDLAKKEIAKTNRAVVVEGYTDVMACHLAGVTTAIATCGTSFGEGHIKILRRLLMDNSGSEVVFTFDGDAAGQKAALRAFEDDQKFAAETSIAITPGGMDPCDLRLAKGDAAVADLVEARTPLFEFALRHVVSRHNLDTTVGRAAALDEAAPIVANIKNSSIQHESAVQLAGMLGILDTQFVVKRVSQLARWARERGRDGGPDQGRQQRRGQPPAAEQARPSPGPRGPALNLRSPAHRVERELLKLALQRPDLVSPAFDAYGADEFTAPPYAVVRQCIEDAGGTTAGAKDSAYVPRVREAAPDDTVRAMVTELTVEPLHTRRDPDEAYAGVQLVAVRLAAVNHRVTEIRGTLQRLGPRADPEHLAAVQNELWVLQQYGQSLRERGYAAL
- a CDS encoding pyridoxal-phosphate dependent enzyme, with the translated sequence MTPSPTGPTGSGSTDVPAVTLDDVRDAARRLAGVAHRTPVLRSRTLDALVGAEVHLKCENFQRVGAFKFRGAYHALSRLSPEQLARGVAAYSSGNHAQAVALAARELGSHAVIVMPEDTPKSKKDATAGYGAEIVTYDRYTGDRVAIGGRLAEERGLTLIPPYEHPHIIAGQGTTALELIEETGPLDALLAPVGGGGLMAGSATAATALVPGIRMIGVEPEAGDDTLRSLAAGHRVTVPVPRTIADGQAAERPGELTFSINRRLLDSVVLVSDDEIRAAMKLAFERLKIVIEPSGASALAALLAGRIAPVPPRVGVIISGGNVGVERFLELVG